A genomic window from Colletotrichum destructivum chromosome 7, complete sequence includes:
- a CDS encoding Putative glyoxalase/Bleomycin resistance protein/Dihydroxybiphenyl dioxygenase, with product MASNSRPVPSQIAHLGLRTKNHEKLIRFYQTLLGATVVLENDFISVLTWDQEHHRLAIIHDATAVPKQPNSSGMDHIALKFDSLADLLQVYRLAKEGGVEPKFCLNHGATTSLYYLDPDNNEVEIQIEGFDNVEDMQKHMKSLDPKKVRAVRFDAEDLLRRFEAGEDDETLRKAGFIGPQPSHVGTSTAAIVAQ from the coding sequence atggCTTCCAACTCGAGACCCGTTCCCTCCCAGATAGCGCACCTGGGGCTCCGGACAAAGAACCACGAGAAGCTGATCAGGTTCTACCAGACGCTGCTGGGGGCCACGGTCGTGCTCGAGAACGACTTCATCTCCGTCCTCACCTGGGACCAGGAGCACCACCGCCTGGCCATCATCCACGACGCGACAGCGGTCCCCAAGCAGCCCAACTCCAGCGGCATGGACCACATAGCGCTCAAGTTCGACTCGCTGGCCGACCTGCTCCAGGTGTACCGcctggccaaggagggcggcgtcgagcccAAATTCTGCCTCAACCATGGCGCGACCACCAGCTTGTACTACCTCGACCCGGACAACAACGAGGTCGAGATTCAGATCGAGGGCTTCGACAACGTCGAGGACATGCAGAAGCACATGAAGAGCCTGGACCCCAAAAAGGTGCGGGCTGTGCGGTTCGACGCGGAGGACCTCCTGCGCCGGTTCGAGGCAggagaggacgacgagacccTGAGGAAGGCAGGGTTCATCGGCCCGCAACCTAGTCATGTTGGCACGTCGACTGCTGCTATCGTCGCTCAATGA